One Thermoanaerobacterales bacterium genomic window, GTACCTTGGGTCTTTCCATGCGCATAATCCCCTAAATCCACTGTTTGTCTTTACTTTTCTTATTAACTTCGACATATGCTATCTTTTTCCTCTCATTATTGACCGTGTTTTCGGAGCGGCCGATCAAATTGACGACGCCTGGCTACTATTGACATCACCCTACCGGGGTGCTATCTTATTCCCGGGGAGTTTAGCACTCAACGCGAGAGAGTGCTAATAGCGGAAGAAGGTGTTATGGATGGACGAGCGCAAGAAGCGGATCCTGTGGGCCATCATCCAGGACTACATTGCCACCGCCGAACCGGTGGGTTCCCGTACTATTGCCCGCAAGTACTCCATGGGGGTCAGCCCGGCGACCATCCGTAACGAGATGGCGGACCTGGAGGAGATGGGCTACCTCGAGCAGCCCCACACGTCCGCGGGCCGCATCCCCTCTGTGCGCGGCTACCGTTACTATGTCGATTACCTGATGCAGCCGGAGGAGCTTAGCGAGGAAGAGCGCCGCCTGATCCAGGTCAGTTTTCAGGATAAGGTTAAGGGCATGGCCGAGGTCATCCAGCACACGGGGCAACTCCTTTCCCGGCTTACAAACTACACCGCCATGGTCAGCACGCCGCGTCTGGGCCGGACGAAGATCCACAATGTGCAGCTGATCCATATGGCCCCCGGCCAAGCCCTGCTGATCGTGGTCCTGGAGTCCGGGGCGGTGCAGCATACACTTATGGAAATTCCCGAGCACGTAATGGAGTGCGACCTGGCGACGATCGCCCGTATTTTCAACGCCAAGATCAAGGGCCTGGACATGCATGACATCCGGCTGACCCTTCTACGGGAGATCTATGTCGAGCTATTGCGCCACCGTGGGCTCGTCAACACCATAATGGAGCTGATTGAGGAAAGCAGCGTTTCAAAAGAGGACAAAATTTATCTGGGCGGCATTTTAAACCTGCTCGGCCAGCCCGAGTTCTCCAGCGTGGAGAAGGTGAAGGCGCTGCTTTCCATCCTGGAGCAGGAGGAACGGCTCTGCAGCCTTCTGGCCGGGCACGAGGAACACGGTGTCTCGGTGCACATCGGGAACGAGATCGGGCACGAAGGCATCCAGGAGTGCAGCATGGTCTGCGCCGGATACGCCATTGAGGGCGACGCCGCGGGCGCGGTGGCGGTGCTGGGGCCGACCCGCATGCACTACGCGAAGACCGTCAGCGTCGTTGACTGCCTTTCCCGGCAGCTCAGCCATGTTCTGGAAAGGATCTACCGCAGTGAGTGACCTTTTAAGGGGGATCGTTTTTGAGTCTTAAACAGCAAGCCAACCAGGGCGCCGAGGTCAATGAACGGCTGGGCGCCCTGATGACGAACGCCAACGCCGTCCGCGCCATCGCGGCCAGCGTGGAGGGCACTCTGGGCCCCAAGGGCCTGGACACGATGCTGGTCGACCGCTTCGGGGACGTGGTGATCACCAACGACGGCGTGACCATCCTGACCCGCATGGAGGCCAACCACCCGGCGGCGCGGATGATGATCAACATCGCCCGCGCCCAGGAAGAGGAGGTCGGCGACGGCACGACCACGGCCACGGTGATGGCCGGGCAGATGGTGGCCACCGGCGTAGAGCTGGTCTCACGGGGGGTGCCCGTGACGCGGGTCATCGAGGGGCTGCGCGTGGGCCTGCGCCGCGCCCTGGAACTCATACGCCAAGCCGCGCGGCCGGTCGCGGGTTTGAACGATCCCCGCCTCCGCCAGGTGGCGCTGGTGGCCGGGCGGGAGCACGACGACATCGCCGACCTCGTGGTCGAGGCCGCCCATCTCATCGGCGCCTCCAAGCTGAAGGACCCGAACTTTAAGCTGGCGGATACGATCATCGCCGAGGAAGGGGCGGAGAACGAGGTCTTCCTCGGGGTAATGGTTTCCAAGGAGCGCATGAACCGCCAGATGCCCCGTGTCAGGAAGAATGTCCGGGTGCTGGTGATCGACGATGCGCTGGAGCCCGAGGATATCGAGGAAGAGGCCCTGGCCACCGAATCCGGTTTCGCCCGTTACCTGGAGCTGCAGAAGGAGTTTAAGGATAACCTGGCCAAACTGGTGGCGATGGACGTCGGCCTGGTCCTGGTCGACCGGGGTGTGGCCGATATCGCCGAAGAAATCCTCACCGACGCCGGGGTGATGGTCGTCCAGCGGGTGCTGAACAAAGAGCTGCGGCGCGCCGCCGAGCATACCGGGGCGCGGATGATCAAGCGCTCGGCGCTGAAGAAACCCCCGCAGGATCTGGAGGCCTACATGGGAAAGGCTAAACTGGTGGAGGATGACGAGAAGCTGGAACGCCTCTGGATACGCCGGGGGGGCGGGAAGGCGATGGCTACGGTCCTGGTGGGCGCGGCCACGGCGGAAGTGGTCGGCGAGCGCGAGCGTATCGCCAAGGACGCCGCCGGCGCGGTTCAGGCCGCGGTCCGGGGCGGGATCGTCCCGGGAGGCGGGGCCGTGGAGCTGTGGGCGGCCCGTGAGGTCGAGAAGGTTCGGGAAAGCGTCCGGGGCATGGCCGCCTACGGGGTGGACTGTGTGGTCGAGGCCTTGAAGCGGCCCCTGGCGCAGATTGTCACCAACGCGGGCTTTAACCCCCTGGAAAAGATCGGGGATGTCATCGCCGCGCAGGTGGAAAACAACAGCGATTCCATGGGGATCGACTGCGATACCGGAGCCGTCGTTGATATGCTCCAGGCCGGGGTCGTGGACCCCGCGCCGGTGAAGATTTACGCATTGCGCGCGGCGGGGGAGATCGCCGAGGCCATCCTGCGCATCGACACCATCATCAAGAAGCGGGAAGAGGAAGATGGCGCGGGCAAGGGGGTAAAGCCGAATGACTGACGAGAAGCATAAGCTGGAAGAGCGGGTGGCCGACCCCGACCCGGAAAACGAAGCCGTGGAGCGCACGGACGACGCCGAAGTGAAGAACGGGGCCGAGGAGCAGGCAGCCGAAGGGGATGCCGCCCCCGAAGTGCCTCCCGGGGATACGGCCGAACGGCCGCCGGAGGAGAAGCCCTGCTGCGCCGCGGAAAAGGCGCGGGCCGAGGAGTACCACCAGCGGATGCTCCGCCTGCAGGCCGACTTTGAGAACTTCCGGCGGCGGACGCGCCAGGAGAAAGAAGAGTGGTTCCGGCTGGCGGCCGAGGAATTCGCACAAGCGCTGCTGCCGGTTTTGGATAACTTCGATCTGGCGATGGCCAGCCCGGGTGCCGACCTGGAGCAGTTTCTGACCGGGATGCGCATGATCCGGCGCCAACTGATGGAAACCCTCAATGCTCAAGGGTTGGAACCCCTGACGTCCGTCGGGCAAGCCTTTGATCCCGCCCGGCACGAGGCCGTGGGCCAGGTGACCGGGACGGAGCATCCCGACGACACCGTGGTCGAGGAACTGCGGCGGGGATACCTGTTCCGGGGCCGCGTACTGCGCCCCGCGATGGTTAGAGTGGCGAAATCCAAATCCGAATCTGATTCAGAATCGGGAGGTAATACGGAGTAATGACAACCAAGATCATCGGTATCGACCTGGGGACGACGAACTCCTGTGTGGCCGTGATGGAGGGCGGCGAGGTAACGGTTATCCCGAACGCTGAGGGCGGCCGTACCACACCGTCGGTCGTCGGCTTCTCGAAGACCGGCGAGCGGATGGTCGGCCAGGTGGCCAAGCGCCAGGCCGTGTCCAACCCCGAACGGACGGTCACCTCCATTAAACGTCACATGGGGACCGATCATAAAGTAACAATTGACGGCAAGCAGTACACGCCGCAGGAGATCTCGGCCATGATCCTGGCGAAGCTGAAGGCCGACGCCGAGGCCTACCTGGGCGGCCCGGTCACCAAGGCGGTCATCACCGTGCCCGCCTACTTCAGCGATTCCCAGCGGCAGGCGACCAAGGACGCCGGGCGGATCGCGGGCCTGGAGGTCATGCGTATCATCAACGAGCCGACGGCGGCCGCCCTGGCCTACGGCCTGGATAAGGGAGAGGACCAGACGATCCTGGTCTTCGACCTCGGGGGCGGCACCTTCGACGTCTCGATCCTCGAACTCGGCGACGGCGTCTTCGAGGTCAAGGCCACCAGCGGGAACAACCGCCTGGGCGGCGACGACTTCGACCAGCGCATCATCGACTGGATGGTTGCGGAGTTTAAGAAGGACACCGGGATCGACCTCCGCAACGACCGCATGGCCATGCAGCGGCTGAAGGAGGAGGCCGAGAAGGCGAAGATCGAACTCTCGACCGTCGTCACGCGACCCATCAACTTGCCCTTCATCACCGCCGACGCCGGCGGGCCGAAACACATGGACCTGACCCTGACCCGGGCCAAGTTCGAGGAACTGACCTCCGACCTGATCGAGATGACGATGGGGCCGACGCGGCAGGCCATGGCCGACGCGGGCCTCAAACCCCAGGACATCGACAAGATCCTGCTCGTCGGCGGGGCGACCCGCATGCCGGCCGTGCAGGAGGCCGTGCGGCGCTTCTTCGGCAAGGAGCCGCACAAGGGGATCAACCCGGACGAGTGCGTGGCCATAGGCGCCGCCATCCAGGCCGCCGTCCTCTCCGGCGAGGTCAAGGACATCGTCCTCCTCGACGTGACCCCGCTCTCGCTGGGCATCGAGACCCTGGGCGGCGTCTTTACGAAGATCATCGAGCGGAATACGACCATCCCCACTTCGAAGAGCCAGATCTTCACCACCGCCGCCGACAACCAGACCACGGTCGAGGTCCACGTCCTGCAGGGCGAGCGCCAGATGGCGGCCGGGAACAAGACCCTGGGACGCTTCGTCCTCGGCGACATCCCGCCGGCGCCGCGGGGCGTGCCGCAGATCCAGGTCACCTTCGACATCGACGCCAACGGCATCGTCAACGTCTCGGCGAAGGACCTGGGGACCGGGAAAGCGCAGAGCATCACCATCACCGGCTCGACCGGCCTGAAGGACGAGGAGATCGACCGGATGGTGAAGGAAGCCGAGAAGTACGCCGAGGAGGACCGCAAGCGCAAGGAGCAGGTCGAGGTCCGCAACCAGGCCGACAGCCTGCTCTACCAGGCCGAGAAGACCCTGAAGGAATACCGCGGGAAGGCCGACCCGGGCCAGGTCGAGCGGCTGGAGAAGGCGATGGCTGAATTGCGCGAGGCCCTGAAGGGCGAGGACATCGAGCGCATCAAGGCCGGGAGCGAGGAAATGATGAAGCCCCTGCACGAGTTGACGGCGGCCATGTACCAGCAGGCGGCGCAGCAGCAGGCCCAGCAGGGCCAGGGCACGCCGCCCGGGGGCGGGCCCGGACCCGGCGCGCCGGGGGACGGCGGCGACAAGACGGTGGACGCCGACTACGAAGTGAAGTAGCCCGCCTCCCCCTCGCTAAATCGGTGGGGGCCGATTGTGGTCAAAAGCCATATGCCTGTTGTAGAATAGTAGGGGCCGACCTCCGCGTCGGCCCGTGCCCTATGTTTGTCATGTGGGTGATATGTCTTGAGCGCGAAACGCGACTACTACGAGGTGCTGGGCGTCTCCCGCGACGCCTCGCCCGAGGAGATAAAGAAGGCCTACCGCCGGCTGGCGCGCCAGCTCCACCCGGACGTCAACAAGGACGACCCGCAGGCTGAGGCGAAGTTCAAGGAGGTCGCCGAGGCCTACGCCGTCCTGAGTGACTCCGAGCGGAGGTCCCAGTATGACCGCTTCGGCCACGCCGGGCCGCAGGGCCAGGGCTTCGACTTCTCCAACTTCGACCCCCGGGACTTCGGCTTCGGGGACTTCGGACTGGGCGACATATTTGACATGTTCTTCGGCGGCGCCGGGCGGGCGCGCACCGGTCCGCAGCGCGGCCGGGACCTGCGCCTGGACCTGGAACTCACCTTCCGGGAGGCGGCCTTCGGGGTGGAGAAAGAAATCGAGATCCCCCGCACCGAGTCCTGCCCCGAGTGCCACGGCTCGGGGGCGGCGCCGGGCACCAACCCCCGGACCTGCCCGCAGTGCCACGGGCGCGGCCAGGTGAGCTTCGTGCAGCAGACGGCCTTCGGTCAGTTTGTCCAGACGCGGCCCTGTGAGGTCTGCCACGGCACGGGGCGGGTCATTGACAACCCCTGCCATCGTTGCCGCGGCGCCGGGCAGGTGCGCCAAACGCGCAAGATCAAGGTCCGGGTCCCGGCCGGGGTGGACGACGACTCCCGCCTGCGGCTGGCCGGCGAGGGCGAAGGCGGGGTCCGGGGGGGCCCGCCCGGGGACCTTTACGTGTACATCACCGTCCTCCCGGACAAGGTCTTTAGCCGCGACGGGTATAATGTAACCTGTGACTTGCCGATCAGCTTCGTCCAGGCCGCCCTGGGGGACGAGGTCGAGGTGCCCACGCTGGAGGGGACGACCCGCTTCAAGATCCCGGAGGGCACGCAGACGGGGACGGTTTTCCGCCTGCGCGGCAAGGGCATCGCCATCCTCAACGGGCACGGCCGGGGCGACCAGCACGTGCGCGTGCGGGTGGTCACTCCGACCAAGCTGACCGAGAGACAGCGGGAACTCCTGCGCGAGTTCGGCCGCCTGGGCGGGGAAAAGACCCAGCCGCCGGGCGAAAAGAGCTTTTTCGAAAAGGTGAAGGACGCCTTCAGCGTCTGATGAGGCGCCCCACGACTTCCCGGAGTCCGGAGAGGAAGGCGTGGGGCATTTCCGTTATGCAGTCCTCCCGGCCGGTTTCGCCCAGGAACTCCTCGTGCCATCCCAGGTAACCCCACACGGGAATGCCCGCGGCCGAGCGGGCGATGAAGTCCCTCTCGGCCCCACCGCGGACGCGGTTCGCCACCCAGCCGACCTCTTCGATGCCGAGGTCCCGGGCCATGGCGGTAATGTTCCGGGCCGTGGACACCGCGGCCCTCGTCGGGTCGCAGACCACCACCAGGCGGTCCACGCCTCTGGCCGATCCCCGCGACAGTTGCTCGATACCGGCGGCGAGGTCGATGACGGCCATTTCCTCCTTGTCTAACAGGACCGAGGAAATGAGCGCGTTCAGGAACGCGTTTTCCCGGCAGTAGCAGCCCGCCCCGCCCTTCTTCAGCGCCCCCATGCGGATCATCCGTATGTTCCCGCGCACCAGGGCGTGTTTTTCCAACAGGTCGTCCACCCGCGGGTTCAGGATGGTATAACCGCCCTCGCCGCCGAGGCGCTCCCTGATAACGGACCGCATCTCCGAGAACGGTTTCAGGGTCGACGCCTCCCTTTGCGGCACCCCCAGAGCGCAGGCCAGGCAGGCGTCGGGATCGGCGTCCACGGCCCAGACCGGGCCTTGTTCCGCCAGGAGCCTGACCAGTCCCGCCGCGACGCTTGTCTTGCCGACCCCGCCTTTGCCGCCCACCGCAATCTTCACCGTAACCCACTCCATTCTTAAGCTTTACACATCCTTTTCCTATCAAACCACTGTGATACTATCAACTGTCAATGGATTTCAGTAAAAACCTTGAAATAAATACGTCATTTAGCTATCATTCTCTTACCATAGGATTGTGAATATGGGAACAAACAAGAGGAAAGGGGGATTACCCGTGAGCGATAGGAGCGTTGATGTGGCCACGCAGGCCATGGTTGAGAAGGCGTCGGCGGAAAATATCGAGCTGGTCTGGGACCGGCTGAAGGGGCAGGAACCCCAGTGCGAATTCGGGAGGCTGGGGGTTTGCTGTCGTAACTGCAATATGGGGCCGTGTCACATCCACCACTCCGGGAGAAGCCAGGAGGGTGTCTGCGGCGCCACCCGGGATACGATCGTCGCCCGTAACCTCTTGCGGACCATCGCCGGCGGCGCGGCCGCCCACTCCGACCACGGCCGCGATATCGCCCTGACCTTGTACCGGGCCGCCCGGGGCGAGGTCCAGGGCTACCCGATTAAGGACGTCGCCAAGCTGAAGGCGTTGGCCGCCGAACTCGGCGTACCGGTGGAGGACCGCGCCGCGGCAGACATCGCGCTGGACGTTTCCAGCCTCCTTCTGGATGAGTACGGGTGCGTCAAGGGCCGCCTGGCGTTCGTGAGGCGCGCCCCTAAAAGGCGCCGGGAACTCTGGGCACGGCTGGGCATAACCCCGCGGGGGATCGACAGGGAGATCGTCGAGAGCATGCACCGCGTCACCATGGGCGTGGACAACGATTACGTGAGCCTCCTCCTCCAGGGGATGCGCACCGCCCTCAGTGACGGCTGGGGCGGCTCGACCATCGCCACCGAACTGTCGGATATCCTGTTCGGGACGCCGCGCCCCGTCAGGGGGCGGAGCAACCTGGGCGTCCTGCGCGTGGACCAGGTGAACATCGTACTGCACGGGCACGAGCCCACGCTCTCCGACGTCGTGGTCGGCGCCGCCCGCGACCCCGAGCTGTTGGACCTCGCCCGGAGCCTGGGCGCGACGGGCATCAACGTCTGCGGAATGTGCTGCACCGGCAACGAGATCCTGATGCGCTACGGCATCCCCATCGCCGGCAACTTCCTGCAGCAGGAACTGGCCATCGTCACCGGCGCCGTCGAGGCCATGGTCGTCGACGTCCAGTGCATTATGCCCGGCCTGTCGCAGGTGGCGCGGTGCCGCCACACGAAGCTTATCTCCACCTCCCCGAAGGCGAAGTTCCCGGGCGCCGAACACCTGGAGTTCGATGAGCGTAACGCCATGGATGCCGCCAGGGGGATCGTCCGCATGGCCGTTGAGAACTTCCCGAACCGGCAGCCCGCGGGGGTCAACATCCCCTCCGAGGCCGTCGAGTACATCGGCGGGTTTTCGGTGGAGGCCATCCTGACGGTGCTTGGCGGCTCCCCGGAGCCGCTTATCGAGGCGGTCAAGTCCGGGCGCATCAAGGGCATAGCCGCCGTCGTCGGCTGCAACAACCCGAAGACCAGGCACGACTACGGCCACCTCACCCTGGCGCGGCGCCTGATAGCCGAGGACGTGCTGGTGGTCACGACCGGGTGCGCCGCGATCGCCTGTGCCAAGGATGGTCTCCTGCGGCGCGACGCGATCACCGAGGCGGGCCCGGGACTGCGCAAGGTCTGCGAGGTTCTTGGTTTGCCGCCCGTTCTCCACATGGGTTCCTGCGTTGACATCAGCCGCATTCTCCGCCTGGCGGCCGTCCTGGCCGAGGCCCTCGACGTGGACATCAGCGACCTGCCGGTGGTGGCCGCCGCACCCGAATGGATGTCCGAGAAGGCCGTATCCATCGGCACCTACGCCGTCGCTTCGGGTATCCACACCATCCTCGGGACCGTTCCGCCCGTGCTGGGCAGCGAGAACGTGACCAAACTGCTGACCGTGGGCGCGAAGGACGTCGTGGGCGCGGCCTTCGCGGTGGAGGAGGATCCCGAGAAGGCCGCCGGCCTCGCCCTGGCGCACATAGCGGCGAAGCGGGCGGCCCTGGGGCTGTAACCGGGCGGAAGGGAAGACAGCGCCCATTTTGTGGTATCATAGAAGTGTTGTAGATGAGACTTCTTGGCGGAAAGAGAGTGTAGAATGCGCTGGTTGGAGATTACGGTCCGCTCGCCCGAGGCGTACGCTGAGGCGGTGAGCAGCTTCTTCTTCGATACCGGGAGCGGGGTGGTCTGGGACGACTCCGCTTCAGCATCCCACGGGGTGGTAACCGTCAAGGGCTACCTGCCGGACGAAGAAGCCTCGCGGCCCAAGCTCGAAACGCTGCGCCGGGCGGTGACCGGGCTGCTGGGCCCCGACGCCCTGGCCGTGGGCACCCTGGCCGACGAGGACTGGGCCACCGCCTGGCGGGCCGGTTACCACACCTTCAGGGTGGGGAAACGGTTGGTGATAAAGCCCACCTGGGAGACGTACCCGGTACGTCCCGGGGACCTGGTGATTGAAATGGACCCCGGCCTGGCCTTCGGTTGCGGCACCCATCCCACGACGGCCACCTGCCTGGAGATGCTGGAGCGGTACCTCACCCTGGGCGCGGTGGTCTACGACGTGGGGACGGGCTCGGGGATCCTGGCCATCGCCGCCGCGAAACTGGGCGCCGGCGAGATCCGGGCGGTGGACGAGGACCCGATTGCTGTCCGCGTGGCGCGGGAAAACGTTGAGCGGAACGGGGCGGCCGGCCAAGTGCATGTACGGGAGGGCGATCTCCTCAACGGCCTGCCGGGACCCGCCGACCTCATCGTCGCCAACATCGTGGCCGAAGTGATCGGGCCTCTGGCCCCGCGGGCGGCGGAAAGGCTCTCGGCCGAAGGCCGCTTCATCGCCGGAGGGATCACGGCCGCTAAGGCGGACGGCGTGATCGCCGCCTTCAGCCGCGCCGGCCTGGCCGTTGTCGCGCGGCGGGCGGTCGGCGAGTGGGTGACCCTGGTGGGGGAGAAGCAGGGATGAGGGTGCCGCGGATCTTCCTTTCCCCCGAGTGCCGGCTGGAAGGCGATGAGGTTCTTGTCACCGGGGCCGAGGCGGCGCACCTGGCCCGTGTCCTGCGGCTGCGGCCGGGAGCGGAGATCGATGCCCTGGACGGCGAGGGGCGGGCCTGGCGCGCGCGCATCCTGGCCGCGGACAAAGAGGGCGTCCGGGCGCGGGTCACCGGGGCGCGGGCGGCAGCCCCCGAGCCGCCGGTGCGCCTGGCCCTGGTACAGGGACTGGCGCGGGGCGAGAAGATGGACCTCATCATCCAGAAGGCGGTGGAGATCGGGGTGGCGCGCATCATCCCCGCCGACTGCGCCCGCACGGTTATCCGCCTCGATGACGAGCGAGGGCGCCGGCGCCGGGAACGGTGGCAGAAGATTGCCGTCGAAGCCGCCGAGCAATGC contains:
- the prmA gene encoding 50S ribosomal protein L11 methyltransferase translates to MRWLEITVRSPEAYAEAVSSFFFDTGSGVVWDDSASASHGVVTVKGYLPDEEASRPKLETLRRAVTGLLGPDALAVGTLADEDWATAWRAGYHTFRVGKRLVIKPTWETYPVRPGDLVIEMDPGLAFGCGTHPTTATCLEMLERYLTLGAVVYDVGTGSGILAIAAAKLGAGEIRAVDEDPIAVRVARENVERNGAAGQVHVREGDLLNGLPGPADLIVANIVAEVIGPLAPRAAERLSAEGRFIAGGITAAKADGVIAAFSRAGLAVVARRAVGEWVTLVGEKQG
- the grpE gene encoding nucleotide exchange factor GrpE, whose amino-acid sequence is MTDEKHKLEERVADPDPENEAVERTDDAEVKNGAEEQAAEGDAAPEVPPGDTAERPPEEKPCCAAEKARAEEYHQRMLRLQADFENFRRRTRQEKEEWFRLAAEEFAQALLPVLDNFDLAMASPGADLEQFLTGMRMIRRQLMETLNAQGLEPLTSVGQAFDPARHEAVGQVTGTEHPDDTVVEELRRGYLFRGRVLRPAMVRVAKSKSESDSESGGNTE
- the cooS gene encoding anaerobic carbon-monoxide dehydrogenase catalytic subunit; amino-acid sequence: MSDRSVDVATQAMVEKASAENIELVWDRLKGQEPQCEFGRLGVCCRNCNMGPCHIHHSGRSQEGVCGATRDTIVARNLLRTIAGGAAAHSDHGRDIALTLYRAARGEVQGYPIKDVAKLKALAAELGVPVEDRAAADIALDVSSLLLDEYGCVKGRLAFVRRAPKRRRELWARLGITPRGIDREIVESMHRVTMGVDNDYVSLLLQGMRTALSDGWGGSTIATELSDILFGTPRPVRGRSNLGVLRVDQVNIVLHGHEPTLSDVVVGAARDPELLDLARSLGATGINVCGMCCTGNEILMRYGIPIAGNFLQQELAIVTGAVEAMVVDVQCIMPGLSQVARCRHTKLISTSPKAKFPGAEHLEFDERNAMDAARGIVRMAVENFPNRQPAGVNIPSEAVEYIGGFSVEAILTVLGGSPEPLIEAVKSGRIKGIAAVVGCNNPKTRHDYGHLTLARRLIAEDVLVVTTGCAAIACAKDGLLRRDAITEAGPGLRKVCEVLGLPPVLHMGSCVDISRILRLAAVLAEALDVDISDLPVVAAAPEWMSEKAVSIGTYAVASGIHTILGTVPPVLGSENVTKLLTVGAKDVVGAAFAVEEDPEKAAGLALAHIAAKRAALGL
- a CDS encoding 16S rRNA (uracil(1498)-N(3))-methyltransferase — protein: MPRIFLSPECRLEGDEVLVTGAEAAHLARVLRLRPGAEIDALDGEGRAWRARILAADKEGVRARVTGARAAAPEPPVRLALVQGLARGEKMDLIIQKAVEIGVARIIPADCARTVIRLDDERGRRRRERWQKIAVEAAEQCGRGAVPVVEPPQALGDALSLLRPGVTAFLLWEGERATGLKDILDSVPCTKDVFVFVGPEGGFTGDEVEACTAAGARPVSLGPRILRTETAGLVAAALVLYAWGDLGRI
- the dnaJ gene encoding molecular chaperone DnaJ; its protein translation is MSAKRDYYEVLGVSRDASPEEIKKAYRRLARQLHPDVNKDDPQAEAKFKEVAEAYAVLSDSERRSQYDRFGHAGPQGQGFDFSNFDPRDFGFGDFGLGDIFDMFFGGAGRARTGPQRGRDLRLDLELTFREAAFGVEKEIEIPRTESCPECHGSGAAPGTNPRTCPQCHGRGQVSFVQQTAFGQFVQTRPCEVCHGTGRVIDNPCHRCRGAGQVRQTRKIKVRVPAGVDDDSRLRLAGEGEGGVRGGPPGDLYVYITVLPDKVFSRDGYNVTCDLPISFVQAALGDEVEVPTLEGTTRFKIPEGTQTGTVFRLRGKGIAILNGHGRGDQHVRVRVVTPTKLTERQRELLREFGRLGGEKTQPPGEKSFFEKVKDAFSV
- a CDS encoding TCP-1/cpn60 chaperonin family protein, with the protein product MSLKQQANQGAEVNERLGALMTNANAVRAIAASVEGTLGPKGLDTMLVDRFGDVVITNDGVTILTRMEANHPAARMMINIARAQEEEVGDGTTTATVMAGQMVATGVELVSRGVPVTRVIEGLRVGLRRALELIRQAARPVAGLNDPRLRQVALVAGREHDDIADLVVEAAHLIGASKLKDPNFKLADTIIAEEGAENEVFLGVMVSKERMNRQMPRVRKNVRVLVIDDALEPEDIEEEALATESGFARYLELQKEFKDNLAKLVAMDVGLVLVDRGVADIAEEILTDAGVMVVQRVLNKELRRAAEHTGARMIKRSALKKPPQDLEAYMGKAKLVEDDEKLERLWIRRGGGKAMATVLVGAATAEVVGERERIAKDAAGAVQAAVRGGIVPGGGAVELWAAREVEKVRESVRGMAAYGVDCVVEALKRPLAQIVTNAGFNPLEKIGDVIAAQVENNSDSMGIDCDTGAVVDMLQAGVVDPAPVKIYALRAAGEIAEAILRIDTIIKKREEEDGAGKGVKPND
- the dnaK gene encoding molecular chaperone DnaK, with protein sequence MTTKIIGIDLGTTNSCVAVMEGGEVTVIPNAEGGRTTPSVVGFSKTGERMVGQVAKRQAVSNPERTVTSIKRHMGTDHKVTIDGKQYTPQEISAMILAKLKADAEAYLGGPVTKAVITVPAYFSDSQRQATKDAGRIAGLEVMRIINEPTAAALAYGLDKGEDQTILVFDLGGGTFDVSILELGDGVFEVKATSGNNRLGGDDFDQRIIDWMVAEFKKDTGIDLRNDRMAMQRLKEEAEKAKIELSTVVTRPINLPFITADAGGPKHMDLTLTRAKFEELTSDLIEMTMGPTRQAMADAGLKPQDIDKILLVGGATRMPAVQEAVRRFFGKEPHKGINPDECVAIGAAIQAAVLSGEVKDIVLLDVTPLSLGIETLGGVFTKIIERNTTIPTSKSQIFTTAADNQTTVEVHVLQGERQMAAGNKTLGRFVLGDIPPAPRGVPQIQVTFDIDANGIVNVSAKDLGTGKAQSITITGSTGLKDEEIDRMVKEAEKYAEEDRKRKEQVEVRNQADSLLYQAEKTLKEYRGKADPGQVERLEKAMAELREALKGEDIERIKAGSEEMMKPLHELTAAMYQQAAQQQAQQGQGTPPGGGPGPGAPGDGGDKTVDADYEVK
- the hrcA gene encoding heat-inducible transcriptional repressor HrcA, which codes for MDERKKRILWAIIQDYIATAEPVGSRTIARKYSMGVSPATIRNEMADLEEMGYLEQPHTSAGRIPSVRGYRYYVDYLMQPEELSEEERRLIQVSFQDKVKGMAEVIQHTGQLLSRLTNYTAMVSTPRLGRTKIHNVQLIHMAPGQALLIVVLESGAVQHTLMEIPEHVMECDLATIARIFNAKIKGLDMHDIRLTLLREIYVELLRHRGLVNTIMELIEESSVSKEDKIYLGGILNLLGQPEFSSVEKVKALLSILEQEERLCSLLAGHEEHGVSVHIGNEIGHEGIQECSMVCAGYAIEGDAAGAVAVLGPTRMHYAKTVSVVDCLSRQLSHVLERIYRSE
- a CDS encoding carbon monoxide dehydrogenase; protein product: MEWVTVKIAVGGKGGVGKTSVAAGLVRLLAEQGPVWAVDADPDACLACALGVPQREASTLKPFSEMRSVIRERLGGEGGYTILNPRVDDLLEKHALVRGNIRMIRMGALKKGGAGCYCRENAFLNALISSVLLDKEEMAVIDLAAGIEQLSRGSARGVDRLVVVCDPTRAAVSTARNITAMARDLGIEEVGWVANRVRGGAERDFIARSAAGIPVWGYLGWHEEFLGETGREDCITEMPHAFLSGLREVVGRLIRR